In Sphingobacterium zeae, one genomic interval encodes:
- a CDS encoding TIGR01212 family radical SAM protein (This family includes YhcC from E. coli K-12, an uncharacterized radical SAM protein.) gives MGTLLDNGIKPYNHYGAYLKQKYNGQRVFKVIVDGNFTCPNRDGSKGYGGCTYCNVDSFTPDTARKIPSIREQVESGIARARNSYGAEKFIIYFQPNTNTYAPTHLLKMMYDEALSIDPENTLGLSVGTRPDCLDFEKIALLESYTDRYDVDLEMGMESIYNDTLEKINRGCSHDEFIQAMDMLKNTPLEICVHTIFGFPWESEEMMLKYADEINRFPQIKFVKLHHLHIVEGSIMGVKYKREPFELFSIEGYTDFLAKLIPRLRPDLIIQRIFGIADKELLIAPNWGFPKSHIQTAIDKGLEARQVVQGSLF, from the coding sequence ATGGGTACATTATTGGATAACGGAATTAAACCGTATAATCATTACGGGGCTTATTTAAAGCAAAAGTATAACGGACAACGAGTGTTTAAAGTGATTGTGGATGGTAATTTTACCTGTCCTAATCGCGATGGCAGTAAGGGCTACGGCGGTTGTACGTACTGTAATGTTGATTCTTTTACGCCGGATACAGCGCGCAAAATTCCATCGATACGGGAACAAGTGGAATCGGGAATCGCAAGAGCGCGCAATAGCTATGGTGCGGAAAAGTTTATTATCTATTTCCAGCCGAACACGAATACGTATGCGCCGACTCATTTACTAAAAATGATGTATGATGAGGCACTAAGCATTGATCCTGAAAATACCTTAGGTCTTTCCGTGGGAACACGTCCTGATTGTTTGGATTTTGAAAAGATCGCATTATTGGAGTCTTATACGGATCGCTATGATGTAGATTTGGAAATGGGCATGGAATCTATCTACAACGATACATTGGAGAAAATTAATAGAGGCTGTTCGCATGATGAGTTTATTCAGGCAATGGATATGTTAAAGAATACACCTCTAGAGATTTGTGTACATACAATCTTTGGTTTTCCATGGGAATCTGAAGAGATGATGTTAAAGTATGCAGACGAGATTAACCGGTTTCCACAGATTAAATTTGTGAAATTGCACCATTTACATATTGTAGAGGGCTCCATTATGGGGGTAAAATATAAAAGGGAACCTTTCGAACTTTTCTCGATAGAAGGTTATACTGATTTCTTAGCCAAATTGATTCCAAGATTACGGCCTGATCTGATTATTCAACGTATTTTCGGGATTGCAGACAAAGAGTTGTTGATAGCACCAAATTGGGGCTTTCCGAAGTCACATATACAAACGGCAATAGATAAAGGCTTGGAGGCACGTCAAGTTGTGCAGGGAAGTCTCTTTTAG
- a CDS encoding nucleoside triphosphate pyrophosphohydrolase family protein codes for MTDPKTLSSVAEFHKTFQHPILDTPTIPSEQRCALRVSLIAEELKELEEAIQDKDLVEIADALCDIQYVLAGAVLEFGLKDKFSALFDEVQRSNMSKACKDEAEAIATQEHYKLKGVESYYKEVDGKFLVFRTADNKTLKSINYSPADLKTIVEG; via the coding sequence ATGACTGATCCGAAAACACTTTCTTCCGTTGCGGAATTCCATAAAACATTCCAACATCCCATCCTCGACACGCCTACTATTCCATCTGAACAACGATGCGCTTTAAGGGTATCGTTGATTGCTGAAGAATTAAAAGAATTAGAAGAAGCTATACAAGATAAAGATTTGGTAGAGATTGCAGATGCACTATGTGACATCCAATATGTACTTGCCGGCGCAGTATTGGAATTTGGCTTAAAAGATAAATTCTCGGCCCTTTTTGATGAGGTTCAACGTTCTAACATGAGTAAAGCATGTAAAGACGAAGCGGAAGCAATTGCTACCCAAGAACACTATAAATTGAAGGGTGTAGAATCTTATTACAAAGAAGTTGATGGCAAGTTTTTAGTATTCAGAACTGCTGATAACAAAACTTTAAAATCCATCAATTATTCTCCAGCAGATCTAAAAACGATTGTTGAGGGCTAA
- a CDS encoding pseudouridine synthase, giving the protein MPFSNKRNSRDDNSRKSRGNSDSFKSRSDKNNSFGKKSYGSNDSSERGSFRKDDNRENRSFGSKKFSDRPSFQKDNNSSRSKDNSEKSFGRGSRPFDKNNSSRSFDKKDSFNKFDRSERSFDKKDNFKRNDRNDGPRSFDRSERSFDKKDNFKRTDRNDGPRSFDRSERSFDKKDNFKRTDRNDGPRSFDRSERSFDKKASFKRNDRNDGPRSFDRSERSFDKKDSFKRNDRNDGPRSSNRKFDGERSRNFDDNKNFGEKQYIKRPKKKAAESEDDGLVRLNRYIANAGICSRRKADELITAGVIWVNGEPVTELGTKVDPATDEIRYNNERLKREKNVYVLLNKPKDYITTTDDPQERHTVMELVSKATKERIYPVGRLDRNTTGLLLMTNDGSLAEKLSHPRNSISKIYNVELNKSLTQGDFNKINFGIELEDGVIKPDDLSYVQGGSKREVGIQIHSGKNRIVRRIFESLGYEVVKLDRVVYANLTKKDLPRGRWRYLEEREIVQLKHLL; this is encoded by the coding sequence ATGCCATTCAGCAATAAAAGGAACAGTCGTGATGACAACTCCAGAAAGTCACGAGGCAACTCAGACAGCTTCAAATCTAGAAGCGACAAGAACAATAGTTTCGGAAAAAAATCATACGGGTCAAACGACTCTTCTGAAAGAGGATCTTTCAGAAAAGATGATAATCGTGAAAATAGATCATTCGGATCTAAAAAATTCTCAGACAGACCATCATTCCAAAAAGATAATAATTCCTCCCGTTCAAAAGATAATTCAGAAAAATCATTCGGTAGAGGATCTCGTCCATTTGATAAAAATAATTCTTCTAGATCTTTTGATAAAAAAGATTCCTTCAATAAATTCGACAGATCAGAGCGTTCTTTTGACAAAAAAGATAACTTCAAACGTAACGACAGAAATGACGGTCCAAGGTCATTCGACAGATCAGAACGTTCTTTCGACAAAAAAGATAACTTCAAACGTACCGACAGAAATGACGGTCCAAGGTCATTCGACAGATCAGAACGCTCTTTTGATAAAAAAGATAACTTCAAACGTACCGACAGAAATGACGGTCCAAGGTCATTCGACAGATCAGAACGTTCTTTTGATAAAAAAGCTAGCTTCAAACGTAACGACAGAAATGACGGTCCAAGGTCATTCGACAGATCAGAACGTTCTTTTGACAAAAAAGATAGCTTCAAACGTAACGACAGAAATGACGGTCCAAGGTCTTCAAACAGAAAATTCGACGGAGAAAGAAGTCGAAATTTCGATGATAACAAGAACTTTGGTGAAAAACAATATATTAAACGTCCGAAGAAAAAAGCTGCGGAGTCAGAAGACGACGGCTTAGTTCGTTTGAATCGTTACATCGCTAATGCTGGCATTTGTTCAAGACGTAAAGCAGATGAACTTATCACGGCTGGTGTCATTTGGGTAAATGGAGAACCTGTTACCGAATTGGGTACTAAAGTAGACCCGGCAACAGATGAAATCCGCTACAACAACGAACGCTTGAAACGTGAAAAAAATGTTTATGTTTTATTGAACAAACCAAAAGATTATATCACGACTACAGACGATCCCCAAGAGCGTCATACGGTGATGGAACTTGTTTCTAAAGCAACCAAAGAAAGAATCTATCCTGTCGGTCGCCTTGATAGAAATACGACTGGACTCCTTTTAATGACAAATGATGGAAGCCTTGCCGAAAAGCTTTCGCACCCGCGTAACAGCATCAGCAAAATCTATAATGTCGAACTAAACAAAAGCCTTACACAAGGCGATTTTAACAAAATTAACTTTGGTATCGAATTAGAAGACGGTGTGATCAAACCAGACGATTTGAGCTATGTACAAGGCGGATCAAAACGCGAAGTCGGCATCCAGATTCACTCCGGAAAAAATCGTATCGTACGCCGTATTTTTGAATCTTTAGGATATGAAGTAGTTAAATTAGATCGTGTGGTATATGCCAATCTGACTAAAAAAGACTTACCTCGTGGCCGTTGGAGATACCTAGAAGAACGAGAAATCGTGCAATTAAAGCATCTCCTTTAA
- a CDS encoding lytic transglycosylase domain-containing protein — protein MIRKKVLCSSVILFALLLSKLYSTPHNNASNGGKIAEPKLILIPAHSGKDEEKKEKSNSLESYMNSLTFAEDSLPMDRPLVESKLRKFFNRFSFKKTGSYDMHRKAETYLPMIAKILKSHGIPEDFKYIPLVESGLSKAVVSSKGAGGYWQFMPATARLYGLRVNGKVDDRKDLVKSTHAAARYLKYLYAQFGNWTLVAAAYNVGDGSLKGSMRRQKKDDYFALKLNNETGSYVYKLVSMKEIIEHPQKHGYSRYANKESETLDQEPNML, from the coding sequence ATGATAAGAAAGAAAGTTTTATGTAGTAGTGTAATTTTATTTGCTTTATTGCTGTCGAAATTATACTCAACCCCACACAACAACGCTTCGAACGGCGGTAAGATCGCCGAGCCAAAGCTTATCTTAATTCCAGCTCATTCTGGAAAAGATGAAGAGAAGAAAGAAAAAAGCAATTCGTTGGAATCTTATATGAATTCCTTGACATTTGCTGAAGATTCCTTACCTATGGATCGTCCGCTTGTGGAAAGTAAATTGCGCAAATTTTTCAATCGATTCTCGTTTAAAAAGACAGGATCATACGATATGCATAGAAAGGCAGAGACCTATTTGCCGATGATCGCTAAGATCCTTAAATCACATGGTATTCCGGAGGACTTTAAGTACATTCCATTGGTGGAGAGTGGGCTCAGTAAGGCTGTAGTCTCCTCCAAGGGTGCAGGTGGTTATTGGCAATTTATGCCTGCAACAGCCCGTTTGTATGGATTGAGAGTCAATGGTAAAGTCGATGACCGGAAAGATCTTGTTAAATCAACACATGCTGCTGCCAGATACCTTAAATATCTGTATGCCCAATTTGGAAACTGGACTTTGGTGGCTGCTGCATACAATGTCGGTGATGGTAGTCTAAAGGGCTCCATGAGGAGGCAAAAAAAGGACGACTATTTCGCGTTGAAGTTGAATAATGAAACCGGTTCTTATGTATACAAGCTTGTTTCAATGAAGGAAATTATTGAACATCCGCAGAAGCATGGCTATTCGCGTTATGCAAATAAAGAATCGGAAACCTTAGATCAGGAACCCAATATGCTGTAA
- a CDS encoding LolA family protein produces MKKQLWFIVGLLFMMYSQNSYAQNDAAAKALLTKVSQKYNTYKTIQANFSLLIKQASGGSHTDAGTLYLDKANNKYQVNTKNQVLISDAKTQWNIMKAEKEVEISEASNSTNEINATNIFSFYTTGFKYTLTNAEKVNGLTLNVVNLTPVDSKKNYSKIKLRINKATNLIYDTTIFDKSGNRYTYTLASQQGNKALSENLFVFNKNDYKGFDIVDLR; encoded by the coding sequence ATGAAAAAACAATTATGGTTTATTGTAGGGCTGCTATTTATGATGTACAGTCAAAACAGCTATGCACAAAATGATGCGGCTGCTAAGGCGTTATTGACAAAAGTGAGCCAAAAGTACAATACATACAAGACAATACAGGCCAACTTCTCATTGCTTATTAAACAAGCGAGCGGAGGATCACATACAGATGCTGGAACCCTATACCTGGACAAGGCTAACAACAAATATCAGGTGAACACCAAAAATCAAGTATTGATATCAGACGCCAAAACACAGTGGAATATCATGAAAGCTGAAAAAGAAGTTGAAATTTCAGAAGCCAGCAATTCGACCAATGAGATCAACGCAACAAACATCTTTAGCTTCTATACGACTGGTTTTAAGTATACATTGACCAATGCCGAAAAGGTCAATGGACTTACACTGAATGTCGTGAATTTAACCCCAGTGGATAGCAAAAAAAACTATTCAAAGATAAAGCTGCGCATCAATAAAGCAACAAATTTGATCTACGATACCACTATATTTGATAAAAGTGGAAACCGCTATACCTATACATTAGCTTCACAACAGGGAAATAAGGCACTATCAGAAAATCTATTCGTATTTAACAAGAATGATTACAAAGGATTCGATATAGTCGATTTAAGATAA
- a CDS encoding FtsK/SpoIIIE family DNA translocase, protein MSNKGNTFRQTGNSVSGKRASQKESTTFKKEKSLKNTVPTDYSDAQQKAVKILGILLILLSLAFATAFVSYLFTWEDDQSYIAKTNGGWSTLFRSVEEINDEAVDLPVVDNKLGKFGALLANQFMYEWFGVASFLFIPVIFILGYRLLFKKSLLPLYRAVVYSFVAIVFISVTLGFLHGFMADTPHMLEGKFGFWTNKLLEAQVGIVGVGCILAFAYLTTLILLYNLDFKFVLFSNRKSRSFSGDIDQEDEDEYATQHLRNKIHIEDDSIQSVRESIQRPTSINERFQSAREKEVQEELQRPAFTHHPIPDVQIDPKDKVVLSFDDSPMDRTDHTPSISFTIDQPSEEFEDAEVPLIREYQPPAVATPSQKEPEPSLEIEAVPGLVVEDIKEEKEITASDLVAQFGQYDPKLDLSGYQHPTLDLLRDYGGGKITINQHELEANKNKIVDTLRNYSIEIESIKATIGPTVTLYEIIPKPGVRISKIKNLEDDIALSLAALGIRIIAPMPGKGTIGIEVPNSNPEMVSMRSVLATEKFQKTEMDLPIALGKTISNEVYIADLAKMPHLLVAGATGQGKSVGINAILTSLLYKKHPAELKFVLVDPKKVELSLFKKVERHFLAKLPDDGDAIITDTKKVINTLNSLCIEMDQRYDLLKNAQVRNLKEYNSKFINRRLNPQEGHRFLPYIVLIVDEFADLMMTAGKEVETPIARLAQLARAVGIHLVIATQRPSVNIITGTIKANFPARLAFRVLSKVDSRTILDTGGADQLIGRGDMLLATGSDLIRIQCAFVDTPEVEQISDYIGAQRGYPSAFMLPEYVDENGDGSGSTDFDPKDRDQLFEEAARLIVMHQQGSTSLIQRKLKLGYNRAGRIIDQLEAAGIVGPFEGSKAREVLYPDEYSLEQFLETLKKDN, encoded by the coding sequence ATGTCAAACAAAGGAAATACATTTAGGCAGACAGGAAATTCAGTTTCTGGCAAACGTGCCTCTCAAAAGGAATCGACAACATTTAAAAAAGAAAAAAGTCTAAAAAACACTGTACCAACAGATTATTCTGATGCACAGCAAAAGGCGGTCAAGATATTAGGAATTTTATTGATCTTGCTTTCTTTGGCTTTTGCCACAGCTTTCGTTTCGTATCTATTCACCTGGGAAGACGATCAAAGTTATATCGCCAAAACCAATGGCGGCTGGTCTACATTATTCCGGTCTGTAGAAGAGATCAATGATGAAGCGGTGGATCTACCTGTTGTCGATAATAAATTAGGAAAATTTGGGGCATTGCTTGCCAACCAGTTCATGTACGAATGGTTTGGTGTCGCATCGTTTCTTTTTATCCCAGTGATCTTTATTTTAGGCTATCGCTTGCTGTTTAAAAAATCTTTGCTGCCATTGTACCGTGCTGTGGTCTATTCCTTTGTTGCCATCGTTTTTATTTCCGTAACACTGGGCTTCTTACATGGATTTATGGCCGACACTCCGCATATGCTCGAGGGTAAATTTGGCTTTTGGACCAATAAATTATTGGAAGCACAAGTTGGCATTGTCGGCGTTGGGTGTATATTAGCTTTTGCATACCTCACCACATTAATCTTACTATACAACCTCGATTTCAAATTTGTTCTTTTCAGTAATAGAAAATCCAGGTCATTTTCGGGAGATATAGATCAGGAGGACGAAGATGAATACGCTACACAACACCTAAGGAACAAAATTCATATTGAAGATGATTCCATCCAATCTGTCCGGGAATCTATCCAACGGCCGACATCCATCAACGAACGTTTTCAATCTGCCCGTGAAAAGGAAGTCCAAGAAGAGCTTCAACGCCCTGCATTTACCCACCATCCAATTCCTGATGTACAAATTGATCCGAAAGACAAAGTGGTACTATCATTTGATGATAGCCCGATGGATCGAACAGATCATACACCATCTATCAGTTTTACAATTGACCAGCCGAGTGAAGAATTCGAAGACGCAGAAGTACCGCTAATACGTGAATACCAACCGCCAGCTGTTGCAACTCCGTCCCAGAAAGAACCTGAACCATCACTCGAAATCGAAGCAGTGCCAGGTCTTGTTGTGGAAGATATCAAAGAAGAAAAAGAAATCACCGCCAGCGACCTTGTAGCGCAATTCGGACAATATGATCCAAAATTGGATCTTTCAGGTTATCAACACCCAACGTTGGATTTACTGAGAGACTATGGTGGGGGTAAAATAACAATCAATCAACACGAACTCGAAGCAAACAAAAACAAGATTGTTGATACCCTGAGAAACTATAGCATTGAGATCGAAAGCATCAAAGCAACCATAGGGCCAACGGTAACTTTGTATGAAATTATACCAAAACCAGGGGTAAGGATTTCAAAAATTAAGAATTTGGAAGATGACATTGCCTTAAGTCTTGCTGCTTTAGGCATCCGCATTATTGCACCTATGCCCGGAAAGGGAACTATCGGTATTGAAGTCCCAAACTCCAATCCAGAGATGGTCTCCATGCGATCGGTACTCGCTACTGAAAAGTTTCAAAAAACAGAAATGGATCTCCCTATCGCGTTAGGTAAAACAATCTCCAATGAAGTGTATATTGCAGATTTAGCGAAAATGCCCCACCTCTTGGTTGCAGGTGCTACCGGCCAAGGTAAATCAGTCGGTATTAATGCCATTTTGACCTCTTTGCTGTACAAAAAACATCCGGCTGAGCTCAAATTTGTGCTTGTTGACCCTAAAAAAGTGGAGCTCTCTTTATTCAAAAAAGTTGAACGACACTTCCTTGCGAAATTACCTGATGACGGAGATGCCATTATTACCGATACTAAAAAAGTAATTAACACACTAAATTCCTTATGTATAGAGATGGATCAGCGGTATGATTTGTTAAAAAATGCACAGGTACGTAATTTAAAGGAATATAATTCAAAATTTATCAATCGCCGATTAAACCCTCAGGAGGGTCATCGATTCTTACCTTATATCGTTCTTATTGTTGATGAGTTTGCCGACTTGATGATGACAGCAGGAAAAGAGGTAGAAACACCAATTGCGCGTTTGGCCCAATTAGCCCGTGCAGTGGGCATTCACCTGGTCATAGCGACCCAGAGACCATCTGTTAATATCATTACCGGTACAATTAAGGCCAACTTCCCTGCTCGTCTTGCATTCCGTGTTTTATCAAAAGTCGATTCACGGACCATTCTCGATACGGGAGGTGCAGATCAGTTGATTGGTCGAGGTGACATGCTGCTGGCAACGGGAAGTGATCTGATACGTATCCAATGTGCATTTGTCGATACGCCTGAAGTTGAACAGATTTCAGACTACATCGGTGCACAACGAGGCTATCCTTCGGCATTTATGCTTCCGGAATACGTAGATGAAAACGGTGATGGTTCTGGCAGTACAGATTTCGATCCCAAAGACCGCGATCAATTGTTCGAAGAAGCTGCCCGATTGATTGTCATGCATCAGCAAGGCTCAACTTCATTAATCCAACGTAAATTAAAATTGGGTTACAACAGAGCAGGACGAATCATCGATCAATTGGAAGCTGCAGGAATTGTAGGTCCATTTGAAGGTAGTAAAGCACGCGAAGTGCTCTATCCAGATGAGTATTCATTAGAACAATTTTTGGAGACGTTAAAAAAGGACAACTAA
- a CDS encoding GNAT family N-acetyltransferase, whose translation MNKFEIRKATLADKGRIWEIIQQAIALRKEQGSRQWQDGYPNEDVVQSDIDKGYGHVVEVAHRIVGYVAIIFDLEPAYDDIDGKWLSNGPYVGIHRLASAQDPHIKGLGTAIMLGVEEIAIDHSVYSIKVDTNFDNGGMLHVFQKLGYQYCGEVHFRGASRKAFEKLLK comes from the coding sequence ATGAATAAGTTTGAGATACGTAAAGCTACATTAGCTGATAAAGGACGAATTTGGGAGATCATACAGCAGGCGATTGCCTTAAGGAAGGAACAAGGCAGTAGGCAATGGCAAGATGGGTATCCGAATGAGGATGTCGTGCAGTCGGATATTGATAAAGGATATGGTCATGTCGTTGAAGTAGCGCATAGGATTGTAGGTTATGTTGCAATAATTTTTGATTTGGAGCCTGCTTATGATGATATTGATGGGAAATGGTTGAGCAATGGTCCCTATGTCGGTATACACAGACTTGCCTCGGCGCAGGATCCTCATATAAAGGGTCTAGGAACGGCTATTATGCTGGGGGTTGAGGAGATTGCAATTGACCATTCGGTTTATAGTATCAAGGTAGATACTAATTTTGATAATGGTGGTATGTTGCATGTGTTTCAAAAATTGGGATACCAATATTGTGGTGAGGTGCATTTTAGGGGCGCGTCACGTAAAGCTTTTGAAAAACTATTGAAATAA